The following are encoded in a window of Ignavibacteriales bacterium genomic DNA:
- a CDS encoding histone H1, producing MDRFKELQELVATFQADFEKFYIKQNKSAGVRLRKHMASLKRKAQEIRNEVQDVKAKMAEEPSQPTPPPAA from the coding sequence ATGGATCGATTTAAAGAATTGCAGGAACTCGTAGCAACATTCCAGGCAGATTTCGAAAAGTTTTATATAAAGCAAAACAAATCGGCAGGTGTGCGTTTACGCAAACATATGGCCAGCTTAAAAAGGAAAGCACAAGAAATTCGTAATGAAGTACAGGATGTGAAAGCAAAGATGGCGGAAGAACCATCACAGCCGACTCCGCCGCCGGCAGCATAA
- a CDS encoding nitroreductase family protein has protein sequence MKFARLFIFLSISFSLSLAQDLKPIQLPPPQTEIGKPLMQVLKLRQSSRTFTAKPLPLQELSNLLWAAYGINRPENGKRTAPSAMNWQEIDIYVMMQSGTYMYDAKSNSLLLITEKDLREPTGKQSFVKEAPPQSRIYRR, from the coding sequence ATGAAATTTGCCCGTTTGTTTATTTTTCTCAGTATTTCTTTCTCACTCTCTTTAGCTCAAGATTTAAAACCCATCCAACTTCCTCCGCCACAGACTGAAATCGGCAAACCTTTGATGCAAGTATTAAAACTTCGACAATCTTCGAGGACGTTTACCGCAAAGCCGTTGCCCCTGCAAGAACTTTCGAATCTTCTTTGGGCGGCATATGGAATAAATCGTCCCGAGAACGGAAAACGGACAGCTCCATCGGCAATGAACTGGCAGGAAATTGATATATATGTGATGATGCAAAGCGGGACGTATATGTACGATGCAAAATCCAATAGTTTATTACTCATTACAGAAAAGGATTTACGAGAACCTACCGGCAAACAATCGTTCGTAAAAGAAGCGCCCCCTCAATCTCGTATATATCGCAGATGA
- a CDS encoding nitroreductase family protein, with product MTRANDEDRIRWSSADAGFIAQNVYLYCASEGLAVVVRGMVDRETLTKELKLRPQQKIVLSQTVGYPKQ from the coding sequence ATGACTCGTGCAAATGATGAAGATAGAATCCGCTGGAGTTCTGCAGATGCCGGATTCATTGCACAGAACGTGTATCTTTATTGTGCTTCGGAAGGATTGGCAGTTGTTGTGAGAGGAATGGTTGATCGTGAAACTCTTACGAAAGAATTGAAGCTTCGGCCCCAACAAAAGATTGTTCTCAGCCAGACAGTTGGATATCCAAAACAATGA
- a CDS encoding response regulator produces the protein MSSLRRSETVWPDESIMIAIKIIGRYISLFLFIKNRIGMKALIVDDSLESRMLLGKILSKEFGAEIVEAANGEEAIKKISSENPDVVFLDYEMPTMNGKDTLIAIRSNRATRNLPVVIVTSHSEMVLVKELLKYKVSLYLVKPISAEYLVKHISIIFPKPSSNR, from the coding sequence ATGTCAAGCTTGCGAAGGAGTGAAACAGTGTGGCCGGATGAATCGATAATGATTGCGATTAAGATTATAGGTCGCTATATTTCATTGTTTCTGTTCATAAAAAATAGGATTGGGATGAAGGCACTTATCGTTGACGATAGTCTTGAGAGCAGAATGCTTCTTGGTAAAATACTGAGCAAGGAATTTGGCGCGGAGATTGTTGAAGCAGCGAATGGTGAAGAGGCGATAAAGAAAATTTCGTCTGAGAACCCCGATGTTGTTTTTCTCGATTACGAAATGCCGACGATGAACGGAAAAGATACATTAATAGCTATTCGTTCCAACCGTGCCACGCGAAATTTACCGGTTGTTATCGTCACATCTCATTCTGAAATGGTGCTTGTGAAAGAACTTCTCAAATACAAAGTTTCGTTATATCTTGTAAAACCTATTTCAGCTGAATATTTAGTGAAACATATCTCGATAATCTTTCCGAAACCCTCTTCGAATCGTTGA
- a CDS encoding triple tyrosine motif-containing protein, protein MTHSKNTYFRSIIFIVVLIVCTVSSALALDPQKTINQYGHNVWLKQNGLPANAVNVGLQGRDGYLWLGTSAGLFRFDGVNFTPVNTNPKDSKVIETISTLCFSRDSNLWVGTTFSNLRRIKNEKIFRYSGADGLLSREIQVLLESKIGHIWVGTTYGLFMYAGGKFISVPINPRYITSLTEDSLGRIWVGTHEGVRIFDDVRMTQVGTMTIANGLPHDITTTLFTDRDSNVWVGTVNGLVRWKNGALKTYKWSDGIHSDHITSVCEDRDNNLWFGTYKGINRLTKGTWSSMTYLYGLTNDHVLNIFEDHEGSIWVCTLEGLNQYTDVNITSYTTKEGLASDYISGIAETPDSTLYILSNADGVIMHMKNGRTIIDTANVGPAYVARDGSLWISQTGLLLNIKNNRIKRFTPQTGLPNKWFSAITEDSVSLILYVDGIGLQRFVDGRLKPYLLKNGEPYHTLEYVACLYSQLHGPLWIGSTNGLVKIENGSSTMFKQTEGLAGPWVNCILDDQLGSLWITSPSDGLTRYNNGKLTPLSIKDGLFTSEFYCVLCDNEGDLWLSSPSGIIYLKRADIDDYQAGKIKTLHSQVYVTADGMKTDECFGGWQPVGWKTHDGCLWFATKKGAVKIDPKIFKRNTFPPPVIIERVMVDQETMPADQFTIFSPGKEKWEFHFTALSLLVPHRVLFKYKLEGYDREWVEAGTRRVAYYTNLPSGQYRFRVIACNNDGVWNKVGANFTFNLQPHFYEAYWFYGLVLIVLGGAIFGAYRVRVWQLLKREKELQQGIQEALASVKTLSGLLPICANCKKIRNDKGYWDQIEGYIQKHSEAQFTHGICPECAKELYSDVVFENNKINKSA, encoded by the coding sequence TTGACGCATAGTAAGAACACATATTTCCGGAGTATAATATTCATCGTTGTATTGATAGTCTGCACGGTGTCCTCAGCCCTTGCTCTCGATCCTCAAAAAACTATAAATCAGTACGGGCATAATGTTTGGCTAAAACAGAATGGCCTGCCGGCGAACGCTGTCAATGTTGGCCTGCAGGGACGAGATGGCTATCTCTGGCTTGGTACTTCGGCAGGTCTCTTCCGCTTCGATGGAGTCAATTTTACTCCGGTGAATACAAATCCGAAGGATAGTAAAGTAATTGAAACCATTTCAACGTTATGTTTTTCCAGAGATAGCAATCTCTGGGTCGGAACAACTTTCAGTAATCTTCGACGCATTAAGAACGAGAAAATTTTTCGTTACAGTGGAGCTGATGGACTTCTCTCGAGAGAAATACAAGTATTATTGGAAAGCAAGATTGGACACATCTGGGTTGGTACAACGTACGGCCTCTTTATGTATGCTGGAGGAAAATTCATATCTGTACCCATCAATCCGCGATATATCACCAGTCTTACAGAAGATTCACTTGGCAGAATTTGGGTGGGGACACATGAAGGAGTGCGTATCTTCGATGATGTTCGCATGACACAAGTCGGTACCATGACAATCGCAAATGGATTGCCCCACGATATAACTACCACTCTCTTTACTGATCGTGATTCAAATGTTTGGGTTGGAACAGTTAATGGGCTGGTCCGTTGGAAGAATGGTGCTTTGAAAACCTACAAATGGTCGGATGGTATACACAGTGATCACATCACTTCCGTTTGTGAAGACAGAGATAACAATCTGTGGTTCGGAACATACAAGGGAATCAATCGTTTGACGAAGGGAACATGGTCGAGCATGACATATTTATATGGACTCACAAACGACCACGTTCTTAATATCTTTGAAGATCACGAAGGCAGTATCTGGGTGTGCACATTAGAGGGACTCAACCAGTATACGGATGTGAATATCACTTCCTATACAACGAAAGAAGGTCTCGCGAGCGATTATATTTCGGGCATTGCCGAGACTCCTGACAGTACTCTTTACATTCTCAGTAATGCAGATGGAGTAATAATGCATATGAAGAATGGCCGTACTATCATAGATACTGCAAATGTGGGGCCGGCGTATGTGGCGCGTGATGGCAGTCTGTGGATCAGTCAAACCGGCTTGCTTCTCAACATAAAGAATAATCGGATCAAACGTTTTACTCCCCAAACAGGTTTGCCTAATAAGTGGTTTTCTGCTATCACGGAAGACAGTGTAAGTTTAATTCTCTATGTCGATGGTATAGGTCTTCAAAGATTTGTTGATGGACGGTTGAAGCCCTATCTCCTCAAGAACGGGGAACCGTATCATACTTTGGAATATGTCGCATGCCTTTATTCTCAACTTCATGGTCCTCTATGGATTGGTTCTACAAACGGTCTTGTGAAGATAGAGAATGGATCTTCTACAATGTTCAAACAAACAGAAGGGTTGGCCGGGCCCTGGGTTAATTGCATTCTCGATGATCAGCTGGGAAGCCTGTGGATCACTTCCCCGAGTGACGGACTTACACGATATAACAATGGTAAACTTACCCCCTTGAGCATCAAGGATGGTTTATTCACGTCCGAATTCTATTGCGTGCTTTGTGATAATGAGGGCGATCTCTGGTTGAGCAGTCCAAGTGGTATCATCTATCTGAAACGCGCAGATATTGATGACTATCAAGCAGGAAAGATCAAAACATTGCATTCACAAGTTTATGTCACTGCCGACGGAATGAAAACAGATGAATGCTTCGGCGGGTGGCAGCCTGTTGGATGGAAGACGCATGATGGATGTTTATGGTTTGCAACGAAGAAAGGGGCAGTCAAGATAGATCCAAAAATTTTTAAGCGGAATACTTTTCCCCCGCCGGTTATTATCGAACGGGTTATGGTAGATCAAGAGACGATGCCTGCAGATCAATTTACAATTTTTTCTCCCGGCAAAGAAAAATGGGAATTTCATTTCACGGCGTTAAGTCTTCTTGTTCCTCATAGAGTCCTCTTTAAGTATAAACTTGAAGGGTACGATCGTGAATGGGTAGAAGCAGGAACAAGGCGGGTTGCATATTATACGAACCTTCCTTCCGGTCAATATCGCTTTCGTGTGATCGCTTGTAACAATGACGGCGTGTGGAACAAAGTAGGAGCAAACTTTACATTTAACCTTCAGCCGCATTTTTATGAGGCGTATTGGTTCTATGGTCTCGTGCTGATTGTCCTGGGAGGAGCAATTTTTGGTGCGTACCGGGTGCGGGTGTGGCAGCTCTTAAAGAGAGAGAAAGAACTTCAACAGGGCATCCAGGAAGCGCTGGCCAGCGTTAAGACTTTAAGCGGGCTTCTTCCCATTTGTGCGAATTGTAAAAAAATACGAAACGATAAGGGGTATTGGGATCAAATAGAAGGATATATACAAAAACATTCAGAGGCGCAATTTACACATGGTATTTGTCCGGAATGCGCAAAAGAATTATACAGTGACGTCGTTTTTGAAAATAACAAAATAAATAAAAGCGCTTAA
- a CDS encoding DUF3788 family protein, with protein sequence MDQPALSDKTQFPTEEIIFSHLGKTKDIWITFFEYLQMDHPDIIPEWRYYNDGKSWLMKNMLKKKNLFWLSIREGTFRTTFYFTDRAAKAIVDSAIPAEMKKEFKDGKHYGKIRGLTVVFKFKKDIETAKALLEIKLSVK encoded by the coding sequence ATGGATCAACCCGCACTTTCCGATAAAACGCAATTTCCCACGGAAGAAATAATCTTTTCGCATCTCGGAAAAACAAAAGACATTTGGATAACTTTTTTCGAATATCTTCAGATGGACCACCCTGACATAATTCCAGAGTGGCGGTATTACAACGACGGGAAAAGCTGGCTCATGAAGAATATGCTGAAGAAAAAGAATCTCTTCTGGTTATCTATTAGAGAAGGTACGTTCAGAACCACGTTTTACTTTACCGACAGAGCCGCAAAGGCAATTGTGGACAGTGCCATTCCCGCGGAAATGAAAAAGGAGTTCAAGGATGGAAAACATTATGGTAAAATCCGGGGATTGACGGTTGTATTTAAATTTAAAAAGGATATCGAGACTGCAAAAGCACTCTTAGAGATTAAATTGAGCGTGAAATAA
- a CDS encoding VOC family protein, translating to MKRVTGIGGIFFKAKNPDSLRAWYRQHLGIEIEAWGGFAFKWRSEKNSEGNGTTVWNIFKADTKYFDPSQSTFMINYRVDNLDELLRVLRVEGCTVDSKVDESEFGKFGWLMDPEGNRIELWQPPPGQ from the coding sequence ATGAAACGAGTCACAGGCATCGGCGGAATTTTCTTCAAAGCAAAGAATCCGGACTCACTTCGTGCTTGGTATCGCCAGCATCTTGGTATTGAAATTGAAGCTTGGGGTGGATTTGCGTTCAAGTGGCGCTCCGAGAAGAATTCTGAGGGGAACGGTACTACTGTATGGAATATCTTCAAAGCTGATACGAAGTATTTCGATCCCAGCCAATCGACATTTATGATCAACTATCGTGTCGACAACTTGGACGAACTTCTGCGAGTTCTTCGGGTTGAGGGATGCACTGTCGATTCCAAAGTGGATGAATCAGAATTTGGAAAGTTTGGTTGGTTGATGGATCCAGAAGGTAATCGTATTGAACTCTGGCAGCCACCTCCAGGCCAATGA
- a CDS encoding DUF1579 domain-containing protein has product MKHSLVCRGLFIILCTMLLSSFSFSQGSSSGDKKMPSREEMMANWKASMTPGDMHKKLEIFVGSWNAESKTWDKGPNSPPTISKGVAQYSLVYGGRYLKEEFKGEMMGQHFIGTGYTAYDNMKKKYTGTWIDNMGTAISTMEGTMDDAGKTLTFWGKMDDPMTGDMNKDVKYIYRIIDKNKHIFESYMGTAAQPNFQITYTRKK; this is encoded by the coding sequence ATGAAACACTCTTTGGTTTGCCGCGGACTTTTCATCATCCTGTGTACGATGCTCCTCTCATCTTTCTCGTTTTCCCAGGGCTCTTCGAGTGGAGATAAAAAAATGCCGTCCCGGGAAGAAATGATGGCAAATTGGAAAGCATCCATGACTCCGGGGGATATGCATAAGAAACTCGAGATATTCGTCGGCTCCTGGAATGCCGAATCTAAAACCTGGGATAAGGGCCCCAATAGCCCGCCTACGATTTCAAAAGGAGTTGCCCAGTATTCGTTGGTGTACGGCGGACGTTATCTCAAAGAGGAATTTAAAGGAGAAATGATGGGGCAGCATTTCATCGGTACCGGCTATACGGCGTATGACAACATGAAGAAAAAATATACCGGCACCTGGATCGACAATATGGGAACAGCAATTTCCACGATGGAAGGGACGATGGATGACGCGGGAAAGACACTTACATTCTGGGGAAAAATGGATGACCCGATGACGGGAGATATGAATAAAGATGTGAAATATATTTATCGTATTATTGATAAGAACAAACATATCTTTGAATCTTACATGGGAACAGCAGCGCAACCCAATTTCCAAATCACTTATACAAGGAAAAAATAG
- a CDS encoding SpoIIE family protein phosphatase, producing the protein METIIQLLKENIRQRKQNITEFLRNAGTQTVSMRVGPSGEKAAEKQLQQLDSFLKKADDQTLGLCEVCHDLVNENRLEMDYSSCVCLEHLSGEERTRLENDLELSQKVQQALLPHTVPDIRGLDVAAFSQPARIVGGDYFDFLRFKDGSHAFAIADVMGKGMPASMLMANLQASLRILTPESECPEQVISRLNELFGRNIRLTKFVTFFLAQFDETTRTLTYCNAGHNPPLLHRRNGNIERLLPTGAAIGLIEQSTFSQNSLVLLPGDRLMLYTDGVVESFNDKQEMYGEETLEQFLKKTSHISGSQVIASLREALHTFTKTNAPADDTTIIVITAL; encoded by the coding sequence ATGGAAACCATCATACAACTTCTCAAAGAAAACATCCGTCAGCGGAAACAAAATATTACGGAATTCCTCAGGAACGCGGGAACTCAAACTGTTAGCATGCGTGTCGGGCCGAGCGGAGAGAAGGCAGCAGAAAAGCAGCTTCAGCAGCTCGATTCCTTTCTCAAAAAAGCCGACGATCAGACATTAGGACTTTGCGAAGTCTGTCATGACCTCGTCAACGAAAACCGGCTCGAAATGGATTATTCCTCCTGCGTCTGCCTTGAACATTTGAGCGGTGAGGAACGGACGCGTCTGGAAAACGATCTGGAACTTTCACAGAAAGTCCAGCAAGCACTTCTTCCCCACACCGTACCGGACATACGCGGTTTAGACGTTGCCGCATTTAGTCAGCCGGCACGCATTGTCGGAGGTGATTATTTCGATTTTCTCAGATTCAAAGACGGTTCACATGCTTTTGCTATTGCGGATGTCATGGGAAAAGGCATGCCGGCAAGCATGCTGATGGCAAACCTGCAGGCTTCACTCCGCATTCTCACTCCGGAAAGCGAATGCCCTGAGCAAGTTATCTCGCGGCTGAATGAATTGTTCGGCAGGAATATCCGATTGACAAAATTTGTGACCTTCTTCCTCGCACAGTTTGACGAAACTACGCGCACTCTGACGTACTGCAACGCCGGACATAATCCCCCGCTGCTGCACCGGCGGAATGGAAATATCGAACGGCTGCTTCCTACCGGTGCAGCTATTGGGTTAATTGAGCAATCGACATTTTCCCAAAACTCTCTCGTCCTTCTACCGGGCGATCGGCTCATGCTCTATACAGACGGCGTTGTGGAGTCCTTCAATGACAAGCAGGAAATGTACGGTGAAGAAACGCTGGAACAATTTCTTAAGAAAACTTCTCACATAAGCGGGTCACAGGTCATTGCCTCGCTCAGAGAGGCGCTGCACACATTTACGAAAACCAACGCTCCTGCCGATGATACGACAATCATCGTTATCACTGCACTGTAA